One Oceanotoga teriensis genomic region harbors:
- a CDS encoding adenosylcobinamide-GDP ribazoletransferase, translating to MLNDIFVAFGTISRIPVPTVKNVNIKRSVIYFPLVGIFASFVLWLFQMIFINIFNINITFILNMILYFYLFQYFHFDGILDLFDGFGAQIRDIEERRKILKDSRIGAFSLLYGIFYIILYIFLIFQNKDFWYMMPIFSRFSVPVLLSISKPAFDEGLGKMYFPFKKLYLIPSFLIVSITAFISLKIFLIGIISSIISSFLLNIISNKKINGINGDVIGANICLTEIIFLLIINIK from the coding sequence ATGCTAAATGATATATTTGTAGCTTTTGGTACTATTAGTAGAATTCCGGTCCCAACTGTAAAAAATGTAAATATTAAAAGGTCTGTAATTTATTTTCCATTGGTAGGAATATTTGCAAGTTTTGTTTTGTGGTTATTTCAAATGATTTTCATCAATATATTCAATATAAATATAACCTTTATATTGAATATGATTTTATATTTCTATCTTTTTCAATACTTTCATTTTGATGGTATTTTAGATTTATTCGATGGATTTGGTGCTCAAATAAGAGATATTGAAGAAAGACGAAAAATACTTAAAGATTCAAGGATTGGAGCTTTTTCTTTATTATATGGGATTTTTTATATAATATTATATATTTTTTTAATATTTCAAAATAAAGACTTTTGGTATATGATGCCAATTTTTTCAAGATTTTCTGTACCAGTTTTGTTATCTATCTCAAAACCAGCATTTGATGAAGGACTTGGAAAAATGTATTTTCCATTCAAAAAATTATATTTAATTCCTTCATTCTTAATAGTTTCAATAACAGCCTTTATCTCTTTGAAAATCTTTTTAATCGGTATCATATCTTCTATAATAAGTTCTTTTTTATTAAATATTATATCGAATAAAAAAATCAATGGTATAAATGGTGATGTAATAGGAGCTAATATATGTTTAACTGAAATAATATTTCTTTTGATTATAAATATAAAATAA
- the yjjX gene encoding inosine/xanthosine triphosphatase translates to MIILVGSKNPVKINACNLAFKEYFEDFELKSYDIDSKVSAQPLEEETFKGAYNRASQLKQNFLDGDFFIGIEAGIKIMFNKPFLFTVVHTINKFGKEGIGISPIYQLPTFIMKDIKKGAELGDIMEEISKIENIKQKGGAIEFFSKGILTRTKIYIPAIISSLIPILNADIYQ, encoded by the coding sequence ATGATAATATTGGTAGGTTCAAAAAACCCAGTTAAAATAAATGCTTGTAACTTAGCTTTTAAAGAGTATTTTGAAGACTTTGAACTGAAAAGTTATGATATAGATTCTAAAGTTTCAGCCCAACCTTTAGAAGAAGAAACCTTTAAAGGGGCTTATAATAGAGCTTCACAACTAAAACAAAATTTTTTAGATGGTGACTTTTTCATTGGTATAGAAGCTGGAATAAAAATAATGTTCAATAAACCTTTTTTATTCACCGTAGTTCATACAATAAATAAATTTGGAAAAGAAGGAATAGGAATATCCCCAATATATCAACTTCCAACTTTTATAATGAAAGACATAAAAAAAGGTGCTGAACTTGGAGATATAATGGAAGAAATTTCAAAAATTGAAAATATAAAACAAAAGGGTGGTGCTATTGAATTTTTTTCAAAGGGGATTTTAACAAGGACTAAAATATACATACCTGCAATAATAAGTTCTTTGATACCTATATTAAATGCCGATATATATCAATAA